A stretch of Brassica rapa cultivar Chiifu-401-42 chromosome A08, CAAS_Brap_v3.01, whole genome shotgun sequence DNA encodes these proteins:
- the LOC103834895 gene encoding 26S proteasome non-ATPase regulatory subunit 6 homolog gives MDGGAEGTQQPHLILAHKLFLLTHPDVQDIEKVQLKSDVLDSIKSDGMAPLYETLAASSVLELDQSLLDSMRASNEEELKKLDEKIADAEENLGESEVREAHLAKALYFIRISDKENALEQLKLTEGKTVAVGQKMDLVFYTLQLAFFYMDFDLVSKSIDKAKKLFEEGGDWERKNRLKVYEGLYCMSTRNFKKAASLFLDSISTFTTYEIFPYETFIFYTVLTSIITLDRVSLKQKVVDAPEILTVLGKIPFLSEFLNSLYECQYKAFFSAFAGMAEQIKFDRYLNPHFRFYMREVRTVVYSQFLESYKSVTVDAMANAFGVSVDFIDQELSRFIAAGKLHCKIDKVAGVLETNRPDAKNALYQATIKQGDFLLNRIQKLSRVIDL, from the exons ATGGACGGTGGAGCAGAAGGAACTCAGCAGCCTCACCTGATTCTAGCTCACAAGCTCTTCCTCCTCACTCACCCCGATGTTCAAGACATCGAGAAAGTCCAGCTCAAGTCTGACGTCTTGGATTCCATCAAATCCGATG GTATGGCTCCTTTGTACGAAACCCTAGCGGCGTCTTCTGTGCTGGAATTGGATCAGAGCTTGCTGGATTCTATGCGGGCTAGTAACGAGGAAGAGCTTAAAAAGCTCGACGAGAA GATTGCAGACGCAGAAGAAAATTTGGGAGAAAGTGAAGTCCGTGAAGCTCATCTTGCTAAAGCTCTGTATTTCATCAGGATCAGTGATAAG GAGAACGCGTTGGAGCAACTCAAACTCACTGAAGGAAAAACTGTTGCTGTTGGGCAAAAGATGGACCTTGTGTTCTACACATTGCAGCTTGCGTTTTTCTACATGGACTTCGATCTGGTATCCAAGAGCATTGACAAAGCCAAAAA GTTGTTTGAAGAGGGCGGTGACtgggagaggaagaacaggctaAAGGTCTATGAAGGCTTGTACTGCATGTCCACCAGAAATTTTAAGAAAGCCGCCAGCTTATTTCTGGATTCTATTTCAACCTTCACGACTTATGAGATCTTTCCCTACGAGACCTTCATTTTCTACACCGTCCTGACCAGCATCATAACTCTGGACAGAGTTTCTCTTAAGCAAAAG GTTGTTGATGCACCTGAGATCTTGACCGTCCTTGGGAAGATACCGTTCCTTTCTGAGTTCTTGAACTCCCTGTACGAGTGCCAGTACAAGGCGTTTTTCTCAGCATTTG CTGGAATGGCAGAGCAGATAAAGTTTGACCGGTACTTGAACCCACACTTCCGGTTCTACATGAGGGAAGTGAGAACAGTGGTGTACTCTCAATTTCTGGAATCTTACAAGAGCGTGACGGTTGATGCCATGGCAAATGCCTTTGGTGTTTCAGTGGACTTCATTGATCA gGAGCTGTCACGCTTCATTGCCGCTGGGAAGCTTCACTGCAAGATAGACAAAGTTGCAGGTGTTTTGGAGACTAACCGTCCAGATGCAAAGAATGCACTTTACCAGGCAACAATCAAGCAAGGAGATTTCTTGCTAAACAGGATCCAGAAGCTCTCTCGAGTCATCGATCTGTGA
- the LOC103834892 gene encoding aarF domain-containing protein kinase 1 isoform X2 has product MHAIDFKEIQEKLSDGFRPWQRSFQFWARASDIYTGYKVFQLRVSFVKDVKKQEEMWETQHELAAHKIYAMCSDLGGFFLKVAQILGKPDLAPAAWVRKLVTLCDQAPATPFDSIRLVLEKELGKSIDEVFESFDDKPLGSASIAQVHRARVKGDKRDVVVKVQHPGVEKLMMTDIRNLQIFALYMQKTDIKFDLFSITKEMEKQIGYEFDFKREANAMEKIRRFLYDNNRKSPVLVPRVLPQLVTRRVLVMDYINGIPILRLGDEMAKRGINPRGRMAEAAKLNILSSLSKAYGQMILKSGFFHADPHPGNILICKGSEVALLDYGQVKELPDHLRLGYANLVISMADNNASLASQSFRELGIVTFAKCENEQQELLQLAKTMFDTKMPPGVSVLQPFSEDSSIKKISVEGFPEELFSVLRTVILLRGLSVGIGLNYSCAQQWKPIAEEALLASGRHSPGKKQKRRFSSLRRLYPRD; this is encoded by the exons ATGCATGCGATAGATTTCAAAGAGATTCAAGAAAAGCTCTCTGATGGTTTCCGGCCATGGCAAAGGTCATTTCAGTTCTGGGCTCGTGCTTCCGATATCTACACTGGATATAAG GTATTTCAGCTTAGAGTGAGCTTCGTCAAGGATGTGAAGAAACAAGAGGAAATGTGGGAGACGCAGCATGAACTTGCTGCTCACAAAATCTACGCTATGTGCTCTGACCTTGGTGGTTTCTTCCTTAAG GTTGCGCAAATTCTAGGGAAACCTGATCTTGCGCCAGCTGCTTGGGTTAGAAAACTCGTCACTTTGTGTGATCAAGCTCCTGCTACGCCATTCGACTCAATTAGACTTGTCCTGGAGAAAGAGTTAGGTAAAAGCATTGATGAAGTGTTTGAATCATTTGATGATAAGCCTCTTGGGTCTGCTTCTATTGCTCAG GTTCATCGTGCAAGAGTAAAGGGAGACAAGAGAGATGTTGTTGTAAAG GTTCAACACCCTGGCGTTGAGAAACTAATGATGACAGACATACGGAACTTGCAAATATTTGCATTATACATGCAGAAAACAGATATCAAATTTGACTTGTTCTCCATAACAAAGGAAATGGAGAAGCAG aTTGGGTATGAATTTGACTTCAAAAGGGAGGCCAATGCAATGGAAAAGATCCGTCGTTTTCTTTATGATAACAACAGGAAGAGTCCTGTTCTGGTTCCCAGGGTGTTGCCACAATTGGTGACCAG GAGGGTTCTGGTGATGGATTACATTAATGGAATCCCTATCTTGAGACTCGGTGATGAGATGGCCAAAAGAGGGATAAATCCTCGTGGTAGGATGGCAGAGGCAGCAAAACT AAATATACTTAGCAGTTTGTCTAAAGCATATGGGCAAATGATACTGAAGAGTGGTTTCTTTCATGCTGATCCACATCCTGGGAATATCTTGATTTGTAAAGGTTCAGAG GTTGCACTGCTAGATTATGGTCAAGTGAAGGAACTACCTGACCACCTGAGACTTGGTTATGCAAATTTGGTCATTTCCATGGCGGATAACAATGCCTCATTGGCATCACAGAGCTTTAG GGAACTGGGTATAGTTACATTTGCCAAGTGCGAGAATGAGCAGCAAGAACTTCTCCAGTTAGCAAAAACGATGTTCGACACAAAGATGCCTCCCGGTGTATCAGTTCTGCAACCTTTCTCAGAAGACTCTTCCATCAAAAAGATATCCGTTGAG GGATTTCCAGAGGAACTATTCTCTGTTCTTCGCACGGTGATTCTGTTAAGAGGGCTGAGCGTAGGGATTGGGCTTAATTACTCATGTGCTCAACAGTGGAAGCCTATCGCAGAAGAGGCTTTGCTTGCATCTGGAAGACACTCGCCAG GTAAAAAGCAGAAGCGTAGATTTAGTTCTTTGAGGAGGCTATACCCAAGAGATTAA
- the LOC103834892 gene encoding aarF domain-containing protein kinase 1 isoform X1, protein MHAIDFKEIQEKLSDGFRPWQRSFQFWARASDIYTGYKVFQLRVSFVKDVKKQEEMWETQHELAAHKIYAMCSDLGGFFLKVAQILGKPDLAPAAWVRKLVTLCDQAPATPFDSIRLVLEKELGKSIDEVFESFDDKPLGSASIAQVHRARVKGDKRDVVVKVQHPGVEKLMMTDIRNLQIFALYMQKTDIKFDLFSITKEMEKQNSLCVFIFFKIGYEFDFKREANAMEKIRRFLYDNNRKSPVLVPRVLPQLVTRRVLVMDYINGIPILRLGDEMAKRGINPRGRMAEAAKLNILSSLSKAYGQMILKSGFFHADPHPGNILICKGSEVALLDYGQVKELPDHLRLGYANLVISMADNNASLASQSFRELGIVTFAKCENEQQELLQLAKTMFDTKMPPGVSVLQPFSEDSSIKKISVEGFPEELFSVLRTVILLRGLSVGIGLNYSCAQQWKPIAEEALLASGRHSPGKKQKRRFSSLRRLYPRD, encoded by the exons ATGCATGCGATAGATTTCAAAGAGATTCAAGAAAAGCTCTCTGATGGTTTCCGGCCATGGCAAAGGTCATTTCAGTTCTGGGCTCGTGCTTCCGATATCTACACTGGATATAAG GTATTTCAGCTTAGAGTGAGCTTCGTCAAGGATGTGAAGAAACAAGAGGAAATGTGGGAGACGCAGCATGAACTTGCTGCTCACAAAATCTACGCTATGTGCTCTGACCTTGGTGGTTTCTTCCTTAAG GTTGCGCAAATTCTAGGGAAACCTGATCTTGCGCCAGCTGCTTGGGTTAGAAAACTCGTCACTTTGTGTGATCAAGCTCCTGCTACGCCATTCGACTCAATTAGACTTGTCCTGGAGAAAGAGTTAGGTAAAAGCATTGATGAAGTGTTTGAATCATTTGATGATAAGCCTCTTGGGTCTGCTTCTATTGCTCAG GTTCATCGTGCAAGAGTAAAGGGAGACAAGAGAGATGTTGTTGTAAAG GTTCAACACCCTGGCGTTGAGAAACTAATGATGACAGACATACGGAACTTGCAAATATTTGCATTATACATGCAGAAAACAGATATCAAATTTGACTTGTTCTCCATAACAAAGGAAATGGAGAAGCAG AACTCCTTgtgtgttttcatttttttcaagaTTGGGTATGAATTTGACTTCAAAAGGGAGGCCAATGCAATGGAAAAGATCCGTCGTTTTCTTTATGATAACAACAGGAAGAGTCCTGTTCTGGTTCCCAGGGTGTTGCCACAATTGGTGACCAG GAGGGTTCTGGTGATGGATTACATTAATGGAATCCCTATCTTGAGACTCGGTGATGAGATGGCCAAAAGAGGGATAAATCCTCGTGGTAGGATGGCAGAGGCAGCAAAACT AAATATACTTAGCAGTTTGTCTAAAGCATATGGGCAAATGATACTGAAGAGTGGTTTCTTTCATGCTGATCCACATCCTGGGAATATCTTGATTTGTAAAGGTTCAGAG GTTGCACTGCTAGATTATGGTCAAGTGAAGGAACTACCTGACCACCTGAGACTTGGTTATGCAAATTTGGTCATTTCCATGGCGGATAACAATGCCTCATTGGCATCACAGAGCTTTAG GGAACTGGGTATAGTTACATTTGCCAAGTGCGAGAATGAGCAGCAAGAACTTCTCCAGTTAGCAAAAACGATGTTCGACACAAAGATGCCTCCCGGTGTATCAGTTCTGCAACCTTTCTCAGAAGACTCTTCCATCAAAAAGATATCCGTTGAG GGATTTCCAGAGGAACTATTCTCTGTTCTTCGCACGGTGATTCTGTTAAGAGGGCTGAGCGTAGGGATTGGGCTTAATTACTCATGTGCTCAACAGTGGAAGCCTATCGCAGAAGAGGCTTTGCTTGCATCTGGAAGACACTCGCCAG GTAAAAAGCAGAAGCGTAGATTTAGTTCTTTGAGGAGGCTATACCCAAGAGATTAA